The DNA window CGCGTGGGAGCCGCTCATGGAGTATCCGGGGCTCCCCGCCTCCGGACACGTACCTTCCTCCCCGCCTGGCACCGCCCTTCCGGCGGCGCCCCTCACCGTGGGAGTCCTCCATGCGTCGTGCCCCCTTCCTGGCCACGCTCATCGCCCTGGCCCTCTTCTCCGGCTGCGCCACCACCGCGCCCTCCAGCGCATCCACGCAGCCCTCGCCCTTCCTGGTGAAGCGCTCGGGACATGGGCGCCCGGTGCTGTTCATCCCCGGCCTCGCCTCGGCCGGCACGGTGTGGGACGACACCGTTGCCCACTTCCAGGGCCAGTACGACTGCCACGTCTTCACCCTCGCGGGCTTCGCCGGTCAGCCCGCCATTCCCGCGCCCTTCCTGCCCACCGTGCGCCGCGCGCTCGCTGACTACATCCGCGCGCAGGGACTCCAGAAGCCCATCATCGTGGGACACAGCCTGGGCGGCGCGCTGGCGCTTGGACTCGCCGCGGATGCGCCCGAGCTCGTGGGTGGCGTCTTCATCGTGGACAGCGTGCCCTTCCTCCCCGCCCTGATGTACCCAGGCGCCACGGCCGAGTCCGCGCGCCCCTTCGCGGAACAGACCCGCACGCAGTTGCGCATGCAGACCGTGGAGCAGCGCAACCAGGGCTCCCGTCACGCCCTGAACATCTACATCTCCGATGAAGCACGCCGCGAAGTCGCCTCGCGCTGGGGCGCGGACTCTGACCCGGAGACCGTGGCGCAGGCCGTGTATGAGATGAGTGTCACCGACCTGCGCCCGGAGCTGTCCCGCATCACCGCGCCCACGTTCGTGCTCGGCTCATGGGTGGCCTTCCAGGGACGTGTCCCTCGCGAGACGGTGGAGGCCCTGTACCGCGGCCAGTACCAGAACCTCTCCACCGCGCGTGTCGTCATGCACGACACAGCCCGGCACTTCATCATGTGGGAAGACCCCGCGGGCTTCTACGCCACCCTCGACGGCTTCCTGAAAGCCCACGCGCCCGTGGCGCGCATGGAGTTCCAGCGCTGAGCATGGTGGACTCGCATCCTCTCGGCGGCAGGAGCTCGCATGTCTTCCCGACGCACCCTGGTCTATGCGGCCTGCCAGTTGGGCGGATGGGGCCTCTACGGCCTCGCGAACATCCTGCTGTCCCTCCTGTTCATCGCCACCACGTCTCGCGGCGGTGAGCAGTTCGCCTCCCGGACCGCCTGGACCGTGCTGATGTGCATCTCGGGCGGACTCATCACCCACCTCGCCCGGACCTGGTTGCCCCTGCGTGAGTGGGTCCGCCTGCCGATGCGGCGGCTGGCGCTCCTCATCCCGTTCACCTGCACGGCCTTGGGACTCGTTCAGCAGGTCATCGGACTGGTGCTCGCCTACCCGGTGCTGCACATCTACGGCGCCTCGGACTTCTCCTTCTCGTTCCTCATCATGGGGGGCGCCTTCTGGGCCGTGGTGATGTTGATGTGGCTGCTCACCTATCTCACCGTCCACTTCGTGGAGCACGCGCGCGAGGTGGAGCGGGAGCGCTGGCGGCAGGAGGTCGCCGCGCAGACTTCCGAGCTGCGCTTCCTCAAGGCCCAGCTTCAGCCTCACTTCCTCTTCAACTGCCTCAACAGCGTGCGCGCCCTCATCGTCGAGGACCCCGTCCGTGCGCAACAAGCCGTGACTCGGCTGTCCACCCTCCTGCGCCACGCGCTGTCCTCCCATGGCCCGGAGACGGTGCCCTTGTCCCAGGAGCTCCAGGTGGTGCGCGACTACCTGAGCCTCGAAGGCATCCGGCTGGAGGAGCGGCTCCGCGTGCGCGAGGACGTGGCCCCGGAAACCCTCGGCATCGCCGTGCCAGCCATGCTGGTGCAGACACTCGTGGAGAACGCCATCAAGCACGGCATCGCCCAGACTCCCGAGGGCGGCGAAGTGGCGGTCCTCGCCCGGGTGCGAGATGGCGCCCTCCAACTGGAGGTGGCCAACACGCCTGCCCCCGCGGGAACACCCGCCCCCCCTCACTCCAGCGGCGAGGGCCTTCACAACGCCAGCGAGCGGCTGCGCCTGCTGTGCGGCATGGGGGCTTCACTCCAGCTCGACCAGACGAGCGCGGCCCTGACGACGGCCCGCGTCCGAATCCC is part of the Myxococcus landrumus genome and encodes:
- a CDS encoding alpha/beta fold hydrolase produces the protein MRRAPFLATLIALALFSGCATTAPSSASTQPSPFLVKRSGHGRPVLFIPGLASAGTVWDDTVAHFQGQYDCHVFTLAGFAGQPAIPAPFLPTVRRALADYIRAQGLQKPIIVGHSLGGALALGLAADAPELVGGVFIVDSVPFLPALMYPGATAESARPFAEQTRTQLRMQTVEQRNQGSRHALNIYISDEARREVASRWGADSDPETVAQAVYEMSVTDLRPELSRITAPTFVLGSWVAFQGRVPRETVEALYRGQYQNLSTARVVMHDTARHFIMWEDPAGFYATLDGFLKAHAPVARMEFQR
- a CDS encoding sensor histidine kinase, with amino-acid sequence MSSRRTLVYAACQLGGWGLYGLANILLSLLFIATTSRGGEQFASRTAWTVLMCISGGLITHLARTWLPLREWVRLPMRRLALLIPFTCTALGLVQQVIGLVLAYPVLHIYGASDFSFSFLIMGGAFWAVVMLMWLLTYLTVHFVEHAREVERERWRQEVAAQTSELRFLKAQLQPHFLFNCLNSVRALIVEDPVRAQQAVTRLSTLLRHALSSHGPETVPLSQELQVVRDYLSLEGIRLEERLRVREDVAPETLGIAVPAMLVQTLVENAIKHGIAQTPEGGEVAVLARVRDGALQLEVANTPAPAGTPAPPHSSGEGLHNASERLRLLCGMGASLQLDQTSAALTTARVRIPLSP